Proteins from one Phyllobacterium zundukense genomic window:
- a CDS encoding sugar transferase has protein sequence MTWDAQGIKVRESWSGVQKPAQGGGDLRVARPHAIGKWSKRTVDLLIAITALVLLFPLFLIVAIIVKLGDKGPVFYSHTRIGLGGAAFGCLKFRTMKTDASAQLAELLRTDRAARTEWEATRKLKNDPRITVVGEILRKSSIDELPQLLNVVRGDMSLVGPRPITAEELPRYGENISAYMEGRPGLTGHWQTSGRNDVSYQHRVSLDVHYLNNWSLSRDFLIMAKTIPVLFLRRGSY, from the coding sequence ATGACGTGGGATGCACAGGGCATTAAAGTTCGCGAATCCTGGTCGGGCGTCCAGAAGCCCGCGCAAGGTGGTGGTGATCTACGCGTTGCTCGACCTCATGCGATCGGCAAATGGTCAAAGCGAACGGTAGACCTTTTGATAGCGATCACCGCTTTGGTGCTCCTCTTTCCGCTTTTCCTGATAGTCGCAATAATCGTGAAGCTTGGTGACAAAGGGCCAGTCTTTTATTCCCATACCCGGATCGGCCTTGGCGGAGCCGCGTTTGGATGTCTCAAGTTTCGTACCATGAAGACTGACGCCAGCGCCCAGCTCGCCGAATTGCTGCGAACCGATCGGGCGGCAAGAACCGAATGGGAAGCGACGCGGAAGCTCAAGAACGATCCCCGAATTACGGTCGTCGGCGAGATTCTTCGAAAATCGAGTATCGACGAGCTTCCGCAACTGCTGAACGTCGTGCGCGGCGATATGAGTCTCGTGGGACCGCGGCCGATCACGGCCGAGGAGCTGCCCCGTTACGGTGAGAACATCTCGGCCTACATGGAGGGTCGTCCCGGCCTGACCGGTCACTGGCAGACCAGTGGACGCAACGATGTCAGCTATCAGCATCGGGTTTCTCTCGACGTTCACTACCTCAACAATTGGTCGCTCAGTCGGGATTTTCTCATCATGGCGAAGACAATTCCGGTCCTGTTTTTAAGGCGCGGTTCCTACTAG
- a CDS encoding Crp/Fnr family transcriptional regulator: protein MDGATHTQDCRAGIAKAAVPEGIQLGKRSAPDDEFSFCHSNARSFHRGEVIAGAGILVDMFARVQRGFVSASTMLPDGREFIVEIIPKAGLIGEIEVLRRQMLNLEYRASSDCELHFFEGRLLRERYASDPRFREKVVYRALARVAELELRIISNAGSCLQSRLASTLLRLSAVYGSDFPNSPDELIISQYDLAATLPASREKVNQCLRRWRERKIVDGSQGKIRILNRKALEAYADGAALVK from the coding sequence ATGGACGGGGCTACACACACCCAAGATTGCAGAGCCGGTATCGCCAAGGCAGCGGTTCCAGAGGGCATCCAGTTAGGCAAGCGTAGTGCACCGGATGATGAATTCTCCTTCTGCCATTCGAACGCTCGAAGCTTCCATCGCGGTGAGGTCATCGCCGGAGCCGGTATCCTCGTTGATATGTTTGCTCGCGTTCAGCGGGGCTTCGTCAGCGCGAGTACGATGCTGCCCGACGGCAGGGAATTCATCGTTGAAATTATTCCGAAAGCGGGGCTCATCGGCGAGATCGAGGTCCTGCGCAGGCAGATGTTAAATCTCGAATATCGAGCTAGTTCCGATTGCGAATTGCATTTTTTCGAAGGCCGCTTGTTGCGCGAACGATATGCCAGCGATCCTCGTTTCCGGGAGAAAGTAGTTTACAGGGCATTGGCCCGTGTTGCGGAGCTCGAACTCCGGATCATTTCAAATGCAGGGTCGTGCTTGCAGTCCAGGTTGGCCAGCACGCTTTTGCGGCTTTCTGCGGTCTACGGGAGCGATTTTCCGAATAGTCCGGACGAGCTGATCATTTCGCAATATGACTTGGCCGCAACTCTTCCGGCTTCCCGCGAAAAGGTCAATCAATGTCTGCGACGCTGGCGCGAGCGCAAGATAGTCGACGGATCTCAAGGCAAGATTCGCATTCTTAACCGCAAAGCACTCGAGGCCTATGCCGATGGCGCGGCATTGGTGAAATGA